TTTATATCCAGTTAAACTAAGGCCGGTAATTGTAAGTAAAACCTTTAAGATAATGTAATACAATACTAAAGATAGTATCAAATAGATAATATTAATTATTACTTCTTTAGCATTTATTTTTTTGCCTTTAATAATTTGCAGTAAATAATATGAAAGTAAAAAAGCAGACGCTATTGATATAAACGATTGGTAAATTCCTATTGAAAATGCAATTAAAACACAAGCAAATAATTTACTAACAACTTTTTTAAACTTAATTATAATTGTTACTCCAACAACAATAAGTAAAAGAGCAAACGAATAATTCAATATATCATACGCATAACCAAACATTATTGATATTAAAGGCAATAATGAATAAGCACTTACTGTAAATATACGAGCCATTTTATGCTTTAATTCAAATACATCAGTTATAATTACTCCACTAGCAACTAAAAAGGCTATTGAAAATGAATTATTAAAAAATGGAATATAATTTCCTCTTAAAATATAATCAGTAATTATAAAAGATGCCCATCTTCCTGATCTTATCATTCTAAAGGTACTACCATTACTTAATCTATCTAATGAATCTTCATTTATTAAAAAATTGTTCAATATCATTCCATGAGCAATTATTGAAATAACAATTCCAAATAGAATTAAAAATTTATACTCTATTATTTTTTCTTTTATTTTTTTAAACATTTAAATTTCTCCGGTTTCCTAAATTTTTCTTAATTTTTAAATTTTTTCAATTATTTTTGCAGCAGCTAATGATGAATTAAGGCTTGCTTGTTTGATATATTCTTCAAATTGCATTTGATTATCTTGTTCTTTACCAACAACATCACTAATTGATCTAAAGACAACAAATGGTATTTTTCTAAGATATGCAATATGAGCAATTGCTCCAGCTTCCATTTCACATGCACAAACATCTTCAAATGTCTCAGTAATATATTTAACACTATCTAGATCACAAACAAATTGATCACCACTAGCAATTGTTGCACAATGATAATTTAAACCTGTACTATCAATAGCTTTTAGCATTTCATCAGTTAAAGTAGCTTCAAAATACTGTGGTGTATTTGGTAAAACACCAGGAAGTCTGTTTGCTAAAGTTAAATCAACATCGTGATAACATACTTTTTTAGCAATCACAATATCTAAAACATTAACATCATAATCTTTAACAACTCCACCTGCACTACCAATATTAACGATAAAACTAACATCAAAATAGTTTAAAATAGTCGTTAAAGCATAAGCAGC
The genomic region above belongs to Bacilli bacterium PM5-9 and contains:
- a CDS encoding adenosylhomocysteine nucleosidase (product_source=KO:K01243; cath_funfam=3.40.50.1580; cog=COG0775; ko=KO:K01243; pfam=PF01048; superfamily=53167; tigrfam=TIGR01704) codes for the protein MILAIAAMEEEYQELEKMMVDAKEGVCEDVKYHLGKIADKEVMLMLSGVGKVNAAYALTTILNYFDVSFIVNIGSAGGVVKDYDVNVLDIVIAKKVCYHDVDLTLANRLPGVLPNTPQYFEATLTDEMLKAIDSTGLNYHCATIASGDQFVCDLDSVKYITETFEDVCACEMEAGAIAHIAYLRKIPFVVFRSISDVVGKEQDNQMQFEEYIKQASLNSSLAAAKIIEKI